In the Nitrosopumilus cobalaminigenes genome, AACTATATTAAACTTTGGTCAAAGTTGAAATGTTAATTTGAAATTATTGTAAAAATTCTTCATATTTGATTTTACAGTTGAAATATTTTCAACAATATCTGAACGGATTTTTTGTGGATCGATATATGGAATTTCTCGGAGTTTATCTTCAGTATTATCAAGCCAGAGGTTGATCATCTCTTCATTTACCTCAAGATGAAATTGTAGACCAACTGCACTCTTGAATTGAAATGCCTGATTGGAGTAATGTTCAGACGAGGCTAATTGGATAGCCCCAGAGGGTAAATCAAAGGTATCACCATGCCAATGAAATACAGTAAATGGATTTTTGAAGTTAGTAAAAAGTGGAGAATTTCCAGTGGTTTTCAAATCATCATAAAATCCAATTTCTTTTCGTGGTCCACGATAAACTTTGGCACCAAAGGTTTTGGCAATTAACTGCGAACCTAAACAAATACCAAGTACAGGAGTATTATTCTCAACAGATTTTTTGATTAAATCTTGTTCTGCTTGGAGATAAGGTAAATCATCATTTGCACTTTCGGGTGCACCTAAAATTACAACTAGAGAAAAATCTTTGTCGGGAAGTTTGTCATGTTTTGCATTTACAGATGTAATATCAAATCCATCTTTTTGTAACAATTCACCCAAATATCCTGAACCTTCAATTCTTGTGTTTTGTACAAGTAATACTCTAGACATTTTTCTAAACGTCTTTCCCTGTAACTACCCACTCAAGACTTCGGAGAACACCTTGATAGTATTTCATGGCATCCATAGATTCAGTTTTAATCAACCTCTCTTCAATTTCTTTTCTATATTCTGCAATTTCTATTTCAGTTTTCATTAAACATGGTGAAAAGAAAGTACTGAATTAACTTATTGGTAAAATTCAGATTGTATTTTAATATGATTGAATGGATTCAGTATTATGTTAGTTACTGAACAAGAGATTTTAGAATTAAAAAAATTTGTTTTTGAATTAAATTCTATAGAAAAAAGTGCGGTCATAGTAGAAGGGAAACGAGATTCTAATGCTTTAAGAAAATTAGGTTTTTCAGGCAAAGTTTTAGAATATCATAGATTTGGAGGGATGAATAATTTTGCAGATTCTGTTGCAAAATACGATAGACTGATTATTCTTTTTGATAGAGACAAAAAGGGTAGAACCTTAACTGGAAAAACAATTCAATTGTTACAAAGAAGAACTAGAGTGGATCTTTCTTTCAAAAGAAAACTACGAATTATCACAAAAGGGAAAATTATGTTTATAGAACAACTAGTGAGTTACGAATCTTTTCTAGCCTAAGATTATGGCCAGATGCCTTTTTGGTTAAAGGCCTCAAGAACTCTTTCTACTGCCAAAACCATGGTTGCTTTTCTCATGTCAATTTTGTGCTTTTTAGATAAAGCGTAAGCATCTTTGAAGCCCTTTGTGATATTTTTCTCCATCTTATTTGCAACCTCATCAAATGACCAATAGTATCCAGTGTTATTTTGAACCCATTCCAAGTATGAAATACATACACCACCAGAGTTTGCCAAGATATCAGGAATTACTAAAATTTTCTTTTTGAGGATAATTGGATCTGCTTCAGGTAAAGTTGGACCATTAGCAGCTTCTGCAATAATCTTACATTGAAGTTTATTTGCAATTTTTGCATTGATTTGATTTTCTAATGCACCTGGAACTAGAACATCACATTTCGTTGTAAGTAGTTCTTCAGTTGAGATTTTTTTGCTTCCAGGAAATCCTACTACAGAGCCTTTCTTTTCTTTGTGTTCAAGGATTTTGCTGACCT is a window encoding:
- a CDS encoding type 1 glutamine amidotransferase → MSRVLLVQNTRIEGSGYLGELLQKDGFDITSVNAKHDKLPDKDFSLVVILGAPESANDDLPYLQAEQDLIKKSVENNTPVLGICLGSQLIAKTFGAKVYRGPRKEIGFYDDLKTTGNSPLFTNFKNPFTVFHWHGDTFDLPSGAIQLASSEHYSNQAFQFKSAVGLQFHLEVNEEMINLWLDNTEDKLREIPYIDPQKIRSDIVENISTVKSNMKNFYNNFKLTFQL
- a CDS encoding toprim domain-containing protein; translation: MLVTEQEILELKKFVFELNSIEKSAVIVEGKRDSNALRKLGFSGKVLEYHRFGGMNNFADSVAKYDRLIILFDRDKKGRTLTGKTIQLLQRRTRVDLSFKRKLRIITKGKIMFIEQLVSYESFLA